In one window of Macadamia integrifolia cultivar HAES 741 chromosome 2, SCU_Mint_v3, whole genome shotgun sequence DNA:
- the LOC122091414 gene encoding probable mannitol dehydrogenase: protein MNLRFRILGFCKSVCLSNTPSGNFLQGLFLGTVGCLIDSCHSCDNCTQDLENYYPKLIQLILTYNSLFYNGSTTFGGFSDKVVVDHHYVLHFPNNLLLDAASPLLCAGITVYNPMKYFGFSEPGKHLGVVGLGGLGHMAVKFGNAFGIKVLVISTSASKQKEVLERLGADSFLVSRDPDQIQATMGTLDGILDTVLFW, encoded by the exons TCCCTCAGGCAATTTTTTGCAGGGTCTTTTTCTTGGGACTGTTGGGTGCTTGATTGATTCATGTCATTCTTGCGACAATTGCACCCAGGACTTGGAGAATTACTACCCCAAACTTATCCAACTTATCCTTACATACAATTCTCTTTTCTACAACGGCTCAACAACCTTTGGTGGGTTCTCTGATAAGGTCGTCGTCGACCATCACTATGTGCTTCATTTCCCCAACAACCTGCTTCTTGATGCAGCTTCACCATTGCTTTGTGCTGGGATTACTGTTTACAATCCCATGAAGTATTTTGGCTTCAGTGAACCAGGAAAGCACCTGGGTGTGGTTGGCCTTGGTGGACTTGGTCATATGGCCGTCAAGTTTGGTAATGCTTTTGGAATTAAGGTTTTGGTGATCAGCACGTCGGCTAGTAAGCAGAAGGAAGTGCTTGAGCGACTGGGTGCCGACTCCTTCTTGGTTAGCCGTGATCCTGATCAAATACAG GCCACAATGGGTACCCTGGATGGTATCCTCGACACAGTCCTTTTCTGGTGA